The Myxococcales bacterium genome includes a region encoding these proteins:
- a CDS encoding HlyC/CorC family transporter: protein MLDFLLIFVLIVGNGVFAGAEIALLSVRKTRLTEFIRRGDRRAIAVQALRNRPERFLATLQIGLTVVGTAAATFGGAHGASSIADLLRSMGVDHSADTIALALVIVAISFAELIIGELVPKSLALRYSDTFSFVVARPVLFLSHVMRPLVWLLTGVSNVVLRAFGDKTTFTETRLSRDELQELVEEAAKTGSVDPRASEIASRALEFEAITVAEVMVPRNRVVALKQGAPAEEIQRAILEEGHSRMPVYAGQIDNIVGYVVARDVLALTWERGLVQFADILRPPYVVGERTRALDLLREMQRRRVQMAVVTDEHGGLAGLVTIEDLVEELVGDIFSEDDEPDALIVREASGTAIAQGWAPVRKVNRALDLDLPVGADRTTIAGLCMSLAQAIPQAGERLTTEDGTILEIIEASPRRVRRVRIHPVGLPRPPADAAADTAA from the coding sequence ATGCTCGACTTCCTCCTGATCTTCGTCCTCATCGTCGGCAACGGCGTGTTCGCGGGGGCGGAGATCGCGCTGCTCTCGGTCCGCAAGACCCGCCTGACCGAGTTCATCCGGCGGGGCGACCGGCGCGCGATCGCGGTCCAGGCGCTGCGCAACCGGCCCGAGCGGTTCCTGGCCACGCTGCAGATCGGCCTGACCGTGGTCGGGACCGCGGCGGCGACCTTCGGCGGCGCCCACGGCGCCAGCTCGATCGCGGACCTGCTGCGATCGATGGGCGTCGATCACTCCGCCGACACCATCGCGCTGGCGCTGGTGATCGTGGCGATCTCGTTCGCGGAGCTGATCATCGGCGAGCTGGTGCCCAAGTCGCTCGCGCTGCGCTACTCCGACACGTTCTCGTTCGTGGTCGCGCGGCCGGTGTTGTTCCTGTCGCACGTGATGCGGCCGCTGGTGTGGCTCCTGACCGGGGTCTCGAACGTGGTCCTGCGAGCGTTCGGCGACAAGACCACCTTCACCGAGACCCGGCTGTCGCGCGACGAGCTGCAGGAGCTGGTCGAGGAGGCCGCCAAGACCGGCTCGGTCGACCCGCGCGCCTCGGAGATCGCGTCGCGCGCGCTCGAGTTCGAGGCGATCACCGTCGCCGAGGTGATGGTGCCGCGCAACCGCGTCGTCGCGCTCAAGCAGGGCGCCCCGGCCGAGGAGATCCAGCGGGCCATCCTCGAGGAGGGCCACTCGCGCATGCCGGTCTACGCCGGCCAGATCGACAACATCGTCGGCTACGTGGTCGCGCGCGACGTGCTGGCGCTGACCTGGGAGCGCGGGCTGGTGCAGTTCGCCGACATCCTGCGGCCGCCGTACGTCGTCGGCGAGCGCACCCGCGCGCTCGATCTGCTGCGCGAGATGCAGCGCCGGCGCGTGCAGATGGCGGTGGTCACCGACGAGCACGGCGGCCTGGCCGGCCTGGTGACGATCGAGGATCTGGTCGAGGAGCTGGTCGGCGACATCTTCAGCGAGGACGACGAGCCCGACGCGCTGATCGTGCGCGAGGCCAGCGGCACCGCCATCGCCCAGGGCTGGGCGCCGGTGCGCAAGGTCAACCGCGCGCTCGATCTGGACCTGCCGGTCGGCGCCGACCGCACCACGATCGCCGGCCTGTGCATGTCGCTGGCCCAGGCGATCCCGCAGGCCGGCGAGCGGCTGACCACCGAGGACGGCACCATCCTCGAGATCATCGAGGCGTCGCCGCGCCGGGTCCGCCGGGTCCGCATCCACCCGGTCGGGCTGCCCCGGCCGCCCGCCGACGCGGCCGCGGACACCGCGGCGTGA
- a CDS encoding SDR family oxidoreductase, with translation MSRWLVTGANRGIGRELVRQLGARGDAVVAVVRNPDSLAPGPGLEVIGCDVADGAAVARLAAALGDGALDVIVNNAGVWPDDGQALGGLDFAELERSLAVNALAPLRVTEALLPHLRRGRGKKVAHISSGLGSIADNTSGGWYGYRLAKAALNMAARTLARDLVDDGIHVAVIDPGWVQTDMGGANAPTAVADSARGILAQIDRLDARTSGGFLHWQGGTTPW, from the coding sequence GTGAGCCGCTGGCTGGTCACCGGCGCCAACCGCGGCATCGGCCGCGAGCTGGTGCGGCAGCTCGGCGCGCGCGGCGACGCCGTCGTCGCGGTCGTCCGGAATCCGGACAGTCTGGCGCCGGGGCCCGGGCTCGAGGTCATCGGCTGCGACGTCGCCGACGGCGCCGCGGTCGCGCGCCTGGCGGCGGCGCTGGGCGACGGCGCGCTCGACGTGATCGTCAACAACGCCGGGGTCTGGCCCGACGACGGCCAGGCCCTGGGCGGGCTCGACTTCGCGGAGCTCGAGCGGTCGCTCGCGGTCAACGCGCTGGCGCCGCTGCGCGTGACCGAGGCGCTCCTGCCGCACCTGCGGCGCGGGCGCGGCAAGAAGGTCGCGCACATCTCGTCGGGGCTGGGCTCGATCGCCGACAACACCAGCGGCGGCTGGTACGGCTACCGCCTGGCCAAGGCCGCGCTCAACATGGCGGCCCGGACCCTGGCCCGCGACCTCGTCGATGACGGCATCCACGTCGCGGTGATCGATCCCGGCTGGGTCCAGACCGACATGGGCGGCGCCAACGCGCCGACCGCGGTCGCCGACTCGGCGCGCGGCATCCTGGCGCAGATCGATCGGCTCGACGCGCGCACGTCGGGCGGCTTCCTGCACTGGCAGGGCGGCACGACGCCGTGGTGA
- a CDS encoding murein transglycosylase A codes for MRRLAATVVTIALGCSGGTSAPAPVARTDDPAGATAAAAPSDARAAVAATVVAAVAPTVAATVVAPGAPVTAIEPPCPKVTPRPPPPLDRMRFAAATWADLPAWADDRHAAAAAAFARSCPKLAELADAAWVGLDRRFGRARQWRRACAAVADLPAGDDAAARGFFEREFAPWQVAGKRGPVGKMTAYFVQPLRASRTRHDQYQYPIYRRPPELVMIDWSKCSPTGRGRKQWGRLDPATHALVPLPTRAEIRAGAFAGRDLELLWVDDPVDELFLRIEGSGRATLDDGTEVWVEYDGKNGQPYTGPARLLRARGELPRGQGTMAGIRAAFTAHGDGMHEIIDGDASMVFFKLGDRAGAIGSQDVILTPQRSAAVDRNFIAASTPLWIDTDAPRVNARGTEPWRHLVVAQDTGGNIKGAVRADLYWGPDAADGDVAGHLGGKGQYWALLPRAVKPR; via the coding sequence GTGCGACGCCTCGCCGCGACCGTCGTGACCATCGCGCTCGGGTGCAGCGGGGGCACGAGCGCGCCCGCGCCGGTCGCGCGGACGGACGATCCTGCCGGCGCGACCGCCGCGGCCGCGCCGAGCGACGCGCGCGCCGCCGTCGCCGCCACGGTCGTCGCCGCCGTCGCTCCCACCGTCGCCGCCACCGTCGTCGCCCCGGGCGCGCCCGTGACCGCGATCGAGCCGCCCTGCCCCAAGGTCACGCCGCGGCCGCCGCCGCCGCTCGATCGGATGCGCTTCGCGGCCGCGACCTGGGCCGACCTGCCGGCCTGGGCCGACGACCGCCACGCCGCGGCCGCGGCCGCGTTCGCGCGCTCGTGCCCGAAGCTGGCCGAGCTGGCCGACGCCGCGTGGGTCGGCCTCGACCGCCGGTTCGGCCGGGCCCGGCAGTGGCGCCGCGCGTGCGCCGCGGTGGCCGACCTGCCGGCCGGCGACGACGCCGCGGCCCGCGGGTTCTTCGAACGCGAGTTCGCGCCGTGGCAGGTCGCGGGCAAGCGCGGCCCGGTCGGCAAGATGACCGCGTACTTCGTGCAGCCGCTGCGCGCGTCGCGGACCCGCCACGATCAGTACCAGTACCCGATCTACCGCCGGCCGCCCGAGCTGGTGATGATCGACTGGTCGAAGTGCAGCCCGACCGGGCGCGGGCGCAAGCAGTGGGGCCGGCTCGATCCGGCCACCCACGCGCTGGTGCCGCTGCCGACCCGCGCCGAGATCCGCGCCGGCGCCTTCGCGGGCCGCGACCTCGAGCTGCTGTGGGTCGACGATCCGGTCGACGAGCTGTTCCTGCGGATCGAGGGCTCAGGCCGGGCCACGCTCGACGACGGCACCGAGGTCTGGGTCGAGTACGACGGCAAGAACGGCCAGCCCTACACCGGCCCGGCCCGGCTGCTGCGCGCGCGCGGCGAGCTGCCGCGTGGGCAGGGCACGATGGCCGGCATCCGCGCGGCGTTCACGGCCCACGGCGACGGCATGCACGAGATCATCGACGGCGACGCCTCGATGGTGTTCTTCAAGCTCGGCGACCGCGCCGGCGCGATCGGCTCCCAGGACGTGATCCTGACACCGCAGCGGTCGGCCGCGGTCGACCGCAACTTCATCGCCGCGTCGACGCCGCTGTGGATCGACACCGACGCGCCCCGGGTCAACGCCCGCGGCACCGAGCCGTGGCGGCACCTGGTCGTCGCCCAGGACACCGGCGGCAACATCAAGGGCGCGGTCCGGGCCGACCTGTACTGGGGCCCCGACGCCGCCGACGGCGACGTCGCCGGTCACCTCGGCGGCAAGGGCCAGTACTGGGCGCTCTTGCCGCGCGCGGTCAAGCCGCGCTGA
- the greB gene encoding transcription elongation factor GreB codes for MSVRDRTPRPPTAKYITPEGAKRLREELEWLWTKERPRVTQAVSDAAALGDRSENADYIYGKRRLREIDRRIEYLAKRLDVVTVVTETPRDRGRVAFGAWITLEDDDGGEQVYRLVGPDEFDPKQGFISVDSPVAKAVLGKRAGDEVTVARPKGAATFTIVGVRYREA; via the coding sequence ATGTCGGTCCGTGATCGCACCCCTCGCCCGCCCACGGCGAAGTACATCACGCCCGAGGGCGCGAAGCGGCTCCGCGAGGAGCTCGAGTGGCTGTGGACCAAGGAGCGGCCGCGCGTGACCCAGGCGGTGTCCGACGCCGCCGCGCTCGGCGACCGGTCCGAGAACGCCGACTACATCTACGGCAAGCGGCGCCTGCGCGAGATCGATCGCCGGATCGAGTACCTGGCCAAGCGGCTCGACGTGGTCACGGTCGTGACCGAGACCCCGCGCGATCGCGGCCGGGTCGCGTTCGGCGCCTGGATCACGCTCGAGGACGACGACGGCGGCGAGCAGGTCTACCGCCTGGTCGGGCCCGACGAGTTCGATCCCAAGCAGGGCTTCATCAGCGTCGACTCGCCGGTGGCCAAGGCGGTCCTGGGCAAGCGCGCGGGCGACGAGGTCACGGTCGCCCGGCCCAAGGGCGCGGCCACGTTCACGATCGTCGGCGTGCGCTACCGCGAGGCGTAG
- the murJ gene encoding murein biosynthesis integral membrane protein MurJ, translated as MSAPRSGRRLGGALAVGLGIFLSRVAGLVRERVLAYYLGLGDAAGAFRAAMRIPNMLQNLLGEGVLSASFIPVYARLRAEGKDDDAERMARAVGTLLTLVATAVTLVGVLASPVLVDLVAPGFHGATRALTVRLVQIMFPGVALLVLSAWCLGVQNSHGKFFLSYVSPVVWNAMVIAAVVVAAQRWAGRGDDLAVAAAWGAVVGAAAQLAVQLPTVWRLLGSLRPTIARGDPGVRATWRAFVPVFIGRGSVQISSYLDQILASYLGPAMVAGMSAAQTLYVLPVSLFGMAVSAAELPAMARATGDADAIAAALRGRLRSALRRVVFLVVPSAVAFVALGDVIVGLVFQSGRFDAGDTHAVWIILAGSALGLSAGTQGRLLSSAFYALGDTKTPLRAALVRVAITFVAGWAFALPLRHHFGYSAVWGAFGLTASAGGAAWIEYELLRRWLARRIGHVPVPVALILGAVGAAVVAGALTWMVLHALAPRGVLVSAAVALPLYGVLYLWPMVAFRVPEVSALTRRLRR; from the coding sequence ATGTCCGCGCCTCGATCCGGTCGCCGCCTCGGCGGTGCGCTCGCGGTCGGGCTCGGCATCTTCCTGTCGCGCGTCGCCGGCCTCGTGCGCGAGCGGGTGCTGGCCTACTACCTCGGCCTCGGCGACGCCGCCGGCGCGTTCCGCGCGGCGATGCGCATCCCGAACATGCTCCAGAACCTGCTGGGCGAGGGCGTGCTGTCGGCGTCGTTCATCCCGGTCTACGCGCGGCTGCGCGCCGAGGGCAAGGACGACGACGCCGAGCGGATGGCGCGGGCGGTCGGCACGCTCCTGACCCTCGTCGCGACCGCGGTCACGCTCGTGGGCGTGCTGGCGTCGCCGGTGCTGGTCGACCTCGTGGCCCCGGGCTTCCACGGCGCCACCCGCGCGCTGACGGTGCGCCTGGTCCAGATCATGTTCCCGGGCGTCGCGCTGCTGGTGCTGTCGGCGTGGTGCCTGGGGGTGCAGAACAGCCACGGCAAGTTCTTCCTGTCGTACGTGTCGCCGGTGGTGTGGAACGCGATGGTGATCGCGGCGGTGGTGGTCGCGGCCCAGCGCTGGGCCGGCCGCGGCGACGATCTGGCGGTGGCGGCGGCGTGGGGCGCGGTGGTCGGCGCGGCGGCGCAGCTCGCGGTGCAGCTGCCGACGGTGTGGCGGCTGCTCGGCAGCCTCCGGCCGACGATCGCGCGCGGCGATCCGGGCGTGCGCGCCACCTGGCGCGCGTTCGTCCCGGTGTTCATCGGCCGCGGCTCGGTGCAGATCTCGTCGTACCTCGATCAGATCCTCGCGAGCTACCTCGGCCCGGCGATGGTCGCGGGCATGAGCGCGGCCCAGACGCTGTACGTGTTGCCGGTCAGCTTGTTCGGCATGGCGGTGTCGGCGGCCGAGCTGCCGGCGATGGCGCGCGCCACCGGCGACGCCGACGCGATCGCCGCGGCCCTGCGCGGGCGCCTGCGCAGCGCGCTCCGGCGGGTGGTGTTCCTGGTGGTGCCGTCGGCGGTCGCGTTCGTCGCGCTCGGTGACGTGATCGTCGGGCTGGTGTTCCAGAGCGGCCGGTTCGACGCCGGCGACACCCACGCGGTCTGGATCATCCTCGCCGGCTCGGCGCTCGGGCTGTCGGCCGGGACCCAGGGCCGGCTGCTGTCGTCGGCGTTCTACGCGCTGGGCGACACCAAGACGCCGCTGCGCGCCGCGCTGGTGCGCGTGGCGATCACCTTCGTCGCGGGCTGGGCGTTCGCGCTGCCGCTCCGTCATCACTTCGGCTACAGCGCGGTGTGGGGCGCGTTCGGCCTGACCGCCAGCGCCGGCGGGGCCGCGTGGATCGAGTACGAGCTCTTGCGCCGCTGGCTGGCCCGTCGGATCGGCCACGTGCCGGTGCCGGTCGCGCTCATCCTCGGGGCGGTCGGCGCCGCGGTGGTCGCCGGGGCGCTGACGTGGATGGTGCTGCACGCGCTCGCGCCCCGGGGCGTGCTGGTCAGCGCCGCCGTGGCCCTGCCGCTCTATGGCGTGCTGTACCTATGGCCAATGGTCGCGTTCCGGGTGCCCGAAGTGAGCGCGCTCACGCGGCGGCTGCGGCGCTGA